One genomic segment of Gemmatimonadota bacterium includes these proteins:
- a CDS encoding FkbM family methyltransferase gives MRSKAVLASLTRSRPLRMGYEAAARLPLLGPMARSLARRALPYDARLWFEVAAGPAQGLWLRLNPRYETDYCDGAYEARLQAFLGDALRPGDVVYDVGAHIGFFSLLCARLVGASGRVLALEADPENAARLREHAERNRLRQIEVLEAAAWSAAGRLRFVRSQARSSRNTGAVLGRGDGPGGEEVVEVRAVCLNDLLPGGPEPRLLKIDVEGAETDVLRGATMLLASARPLILCEVHTPENLEAVARLLRGFGYTLRVLNPGNPAFPAHYEGRP, from the coding sequence GTGAGGTCGAAAGCGGTGCTGGCCTCACTGACCCGGTCGCGGCCGCTGCGCATGGGTTACGAAGCGGCGGCGCGCTTGCCGCTGCTAGGGCCAATGGCCCGTAGCCTGGCGCGCCGTGCCCTTCCCTACGACGCCAGGCTCTGGTTCGAAGTTGCGGCGGGCCCGGCGCAAGGGCTCTGGCTCCGGCTCAATCCGCGTTACGAGACAGACTACTGCGATGGCGCTTACGAGGCGCGGCTGCAGGCATTTCTCGGCGACGCGCTGCGGCCCGGTGACGTGGTCTATGACGTCGGTGCGCACATCGGCTTCTTCAGCTTGCTGTGTGCGCGGCTGGTAGGCGCGTCGGGACGCGTTCTGGCCCTGGAAGCCGACCCGGAGAACGCGGCCCGGCTGCGTGAGCACGCCGAGCGCAACCGGCTGCGCCAGATCGAAGTACTCGAGGCGGCCGCCTGGTCGGCTGCAGGGCGCCTGCGCTTCGTCCGGTCACAGGCGCGTTCCAGTCGCAACACCGGCGCCGTACTTGGTCGGGGTGATGGGCCGGGGGGAGAGGAGGTGGTCGAGGTAAGGGCCGTGTGCCTGAACGATCTGCTACCGGGCGGCCCGGAGCCGCGGCTGCTGAAGATCGATGTCGAGGGGGCCGAGACGGACGTGCTGCGTGGGGCCACGATGCTTCTGGCGTCTGCTCGGCCGCTGATCCTGTGCGAGGTGCACACCCCGGAGAATCTGGAGGCCGTGGCGAGGCTGCTGCGCGGGTTCGGCTACACCCTCCGTGTTCTGAACCCGGGGAACCCGGCATTCCCCGCGCATTACGAGGGCAGGCCGTAG
- a CDS encoding glycosyltransferase — protein sequence MSRPAAEVGLANRARELIALLGRRDMPTDALEDYCHWLAQGLERQGFRLRVERLPWAERGWLEALSLLWRERSAWRGRWVLVQYTALQWSKRGFPAGLLAAMAVLRWCGARPVLILHDPLAFRLRVNVGPARRTVDRLRGWCQGGVMRGAHHLAVRSVSTLPVPEITWLWRGGKTLFNPVGANIPQCQQCVGEERPDAPSEEEGGQAPGQAAARRPQVAVFGVTTGPLLQRDLDALVGAVASAARAVGPLRLTVFGRGAHQAEAPLRRRLQDVDVELKFLGLLTPEEVSRLLGSADVMLFVRGGVSSRRGSAVAALACGLPIVGYASEETAPPMTEAGVVLVPENDTRALGEALARVLAQPELRQTLRCRTRSVFEKWFHWERVALRMMQHLEAAEAAGVW from the coding sequence ATGAGCCGGCCCGCAGCAGAGGTTGGGCTCGCCAATCGAGCGCGGGAGCTGATTGCCCTACTGGGGCGGCGGGACATGCCGACAGACGCGCTGGAGGATTACTGTCACTGGCTGGCTCAGGGGCTTGAGCGACAGGGATTTCGGCTTCGGGTGGAGCGCTTGCCGTGGGCGGAGCGCGGGTGGCTCGAAGCGCTGAGCTTGTTGTGGCGAGAGCGGAGCGCGTGGCGGGGGCGTTGGGTGCTCGTGCAATACACGGCGCTGCAATGGTCGAAGCGCGGGTTTCCCGCCGGCCTGCTGGCAGCCATGGCGGTGCTGCGGTGGTGCGGCGCGCGGCCCGTCTTGATCCTGCACGACCCCTTAGCGTTCCGGCTGCGTGTGAACGTCGGTCCGGCGCGACGAACGGTGGACCGGCTTCGGGGGTGGTGCCAAGGCGGGGTGATGCGTGGGGCGCATCATTTGGCGGTACGGTCGGTTTCGACACTGCCCGTCCCGGAGATCACCTGGCTCTGGCGCGGCGGCAAGACGTTGTTCAATCCGGTGGGCGCGAACATACCACAGTGCCAGCAGTGCGTGGGGGAAGAGCGGCCGGACGCGCCCTCGGAAGAGGAAGGTGGCCAGGCTCCGGGGCAGGCGGCTGCCCGTCGTCCACAAGTAGCTGTCTTCGGCGTGACCACAGGCCCATTGCTGCAGCGCGATCTCGACGCACTGGTAGGGGCGGTGGCATCTGCGGCACGCGCCGTCGGCCCGCTCCGACTCACGGTCTTCGGCAGGGGCGCGCACCAGGCCGAGGCGCCGCTCAGGCGGCGGCTGCAAGATGTGGACGTCGAGCTCAAGTTCCTCGGATTGCTCACGCCTGAGGAGGTATCGCGTCTCCTGGGTTCGGCGGACGTGATGCTCTTCGTGCGCGGGGGCGTCTCGAGCCGGCGGGGTAGCGCGGTAGCCGCCCTCGCGTGCGGCCTGCCTATCGTCGGATATGCTAGCGAAGAGACGGCTCCTCCTATGACTGAAGCCGGTGTCGTTTTGGTGCCGGAAAACGATACCCGCGCGCTGGGCGAAGCGCTGGCCCGCGTGCTGGCGCAGCCGGAGCTGCGCCAGACATTGCGCTGCAGGACTCGAAGCGTGTTCGAAAAGTGGTTCCACTGGGAGCGCGTGGCGCTGCGCATGATGCAGCACCTGGAAGCGGCCGAGGCGGCCGGGGTGTGGTGA